In Arcobacter sp. CECT 8983, the DNA window ATTTAAAGAGGAAGTCAAATTCCGGCATAGCTCAGTGGTAGAGTAGATGACTGTTAATCATTTGGTCCCTGGTTCGAATCCAGGTGCCGGAGCCACTTAACACTTCACTTTAGATGATAAAAAACTTACATTCCGGCATAGCTCAGTGGTAGAGTAGATGACTGTTAATCATTTGGTCCCTGGTTCGAATCCAGGTGCCGGAGCCACTTTTTATTGTAACCCCTACAAATAGAATATTCCAACCTTAACTTTTTCATTGATTGCCAGTTTGACTGCCAACGATTGACAAATTTTTTATATACTTTTAATTTCTTATAAAAATAATTTTTTCTTACTTTACAAATTAAAATAATAAGTGATTGCCAAATCGACTGCCAAACTAGATAATAGAGTTTAAAAAAACACCTCTTTTAATATGCGGTTTCTTCATGTATCTAGCATATTTTGATAAGGTTGTTGTAGAGTCAATATGACCCATCATATTAGCTACCCAAAGGATATCTTCATTCTCTATCATCATTGTTGCAAAAGAGTGTCTTGTATGATATATAGGTCTATACTTGAAATCACATTTTGCAAGAAGTTTTTTCCAATATGTATTTCTTAACCTTTTAATATCATAATAATGATTACCCTCTTTATTTAAAAAAACAAACTCACTTATATCTGCTGTTCTTTCATATTGTTCTTTTAAAAATGGGATTAGTGTATCAATCATATCAATAGTCCTAATACTATTAATAGTTTTTGGAAGTCTTATTAGACCCATCTTAATACTTCTTCTAATAGTGATTTCTTTTTTCTCAAAATCTATATCTTCCCATTTTAAACCTATTAATTCTCCACTTCTAGCACCAGTCAAAAATGCAGTTGCAAGAAAGTTTTTAAATTGTCCTTCTGCATTAGATAGAAGAATTTTAATTTCTTCAATTTTGAAAGGTTGAATTTCAGGAGGAGCAACTCTAGGAGCTCTTACTCTAAGTAGAGGATTTTTATCTATAATTTCATCATCTATCGCATCATTAAAAAGTCTAGACATTACTTTTCTAACTGTTTTAACTCTACTAGGACTAAGTTTTTTAATTGTTATTAAATCACTTTGCCATTTTTTTAAGTCAGATGGTTTTATCTCATATATTCTTTTGTGTCCGAAAACACTTTTTATATGATTTTTATAGATACTTTTATAATCAGCAGTTGTATCTTCATTTCTGTATGATTTATGCATTTCTATTGATGTATGAATAAATTCATCAACTGTTAACATTTTACTTTGAAAGAACTCACTTGAATTTTCTTCAAGTGCTAAAAGCATTTTAGGAATAATATGATTTTCTGCTTTTCTAATATTTTCTTTTGTAGCAGGCAAACCAAGTGATTTTCTTTGTCTTCTTCCTTCATCATCGACAAAGTCTACTCCTAAATATTTACTTCCATTTTTTGTTTTTGTTATTCTTAATTTTACTTTTGACATTGATTATCCTTTTTCAGATAACCATTATCATCATAAATACAAATGTAATTATAATCCATAATAGTTAAATAATCAAAATATTATTTTCTAATAGAAGATATAATCTCCTCAATAGTTTCATCTATATTTAGATTTGTAGTAGTCTTTGGACTTTCTCCTTCAATCCATTTATCAAGTTCATATCTATTAAAGATAAGCTTTTTTATCTTTTTATGAAAATGTACACCTTGAACAAACTCCCCAGAGCTAATTAGTTTTCTAATATTCTCTTCTGAGTAGCTAATATACTTAGCTGTTTCACTTACAGATAGCCACTTCTTTTCATTAGATACTTTTTCTTCAAGAGTATTGATTTTTTCTAATATAGTGTTTATTTTTTCAAGATTTTCAAACGAGATGTTCATAATGCACCTCCTTAGTTGAAACATTAGGAACTAAATCTCTTTTAAGAGCTTCTTTTAATGTAACTTCATAAATATCTTTATTCCTTTTTGATTCATGTTGGGTTTCTTGAACCTTTTCTAAATATCTAAGTAAATCATAATCACTTAGTGTTGATACAGATATAGTCTTAATTGGTTCAATTATTGTCTTATCTTCTAATTGTCTAAGATGTTGTTTTGAGTTATCAGGATTAATTACTTCTATATCTATATATCTTTTCTTTAGTTCTTTCTTTGATGTTGTTTTATTTAATGAATCTTTTGCTTTTGTAAATAAGCTAGATAAGTATTCACTATCTATTAGTAGATTATTTATAAATGCTTTTCTAAGTAAAGCTATATATTCAAACTCAAATCTGTTTTCATCATAAGTAGATACTTTTCTTTTTACTCTTTTTAAACATATACTTGATTGTAAGAAAGATACTATATTAAACTCATCTTTTACCTCCTTGCCATAAGCTATGAGTTTTTGCT includes these proteins:
- a CDS encoding site-specific integrase — encoded protein: MSKVKLRITKTKNGSKYLGVDFVDDEGRRQRKSLGLPATKENIRKAENHIIPKMLLALEENSSEFFQSKMLTVDEFIHTSIEMHKSYRNEDTTADYKSIYKNHIKSVFGHKRIYEIKPSDLKKWQSDLITIKKLSPSRVKTVRKVMSRLFNDAIDDEIIDKNPLLRVRAPRVAPPEIQPFKIEEIKILLSNAEGQFKNFLATAFLTGARSGELIGLKWEDIDFEKKEITIRRSIKMGLIRLPKTINSIRTIDMIDTLIPFLKEQYERTADISEFVFLNKEGNHYYDIKRLRNTYWKKLLAKCDFKYRPIYHTRHSFATMMIENEDILWVANMMGHIDSTTTLSKYARYMKKPHIKRGVFLNSII
- a CDS encoding helix-turn-helix domain-containing protein, whose translation is MNISFENLEKINTILEKINTLEEKVSNEKKWLSVSETAKYISYSEENIRKLISSGEFVQGVHFHKKIKKLIFNRYELDKWIEGESPKTTTNLNIDETIEEIISSIRK